One stretch of Cohnella algarum DNA includes these proteins:
- a CDS encoding response regulator transcription factor: protein MTRILVVDDDPHIRELVGHFLRLEGFAVLEAANGLDALRMLDDAKADLVVLDIMMPVMDGWELCRELRERADLPLLMLSAKGEPSQIVKGFELGTDDYLVKPFDPMVLVARVKALLKRYRIMALQTVQIGDVTLRRDTFECRVGDREVTLPLKEFELLFKLAGYPGKTFTRDQLIEQIWGYDYEGDERTVDVHIKRLRERFPEERHGFRIRTIRGLGYRLEVPE, encoded by the coding sequence ATGACCCGCATATTGGTCGTCGACGACGATCCGCATATCCGCGAATTGGTCGGACATTTTTTGCGGCTGGAAGGCTTTGCCGTGCTTGAAGCCGCGAACGGGCTGGACGCCTTGCGCATGCTCGACGACGCGAAGGCCGATCTGGTCGTGCTCGACATTATGATGCCCGTCATGGACGGATGGGAACTGTGCCGCGAGCTGCGCGAGCGCGCCGACCTGCCCCTGCTCATGCTCTCGGCCAAAGGCGAGCCTTCGCAAATCGTAAAAGGCTTCGAGCTCGGCACGGACGACTATCTCGTCAAGCCGTTCGACCCGATGGTGCTCGTCGCTCGCGTCAAGGCGTTATTGAAGCGATACCGCATCATGGCCTTGCAGACGGTGCAGATCGGAGACGTGACGCTGCGCCGCGATACGTTCGAGTGCCGGGTCGGCGATCGGGAGGTTACGCTTCCGCTCAAGGAATTCGAGCTGCTGTTCAAGCTGGCCGGCTACCCCGGAAAAACGTTTACGCGCGATCAGCTGATCGAGCAAATTTGGGGTTACGATTACGAGGGCGACGAAAGAACCGTCGACGTGCATATCAAACGGCTTCGGGAACGGTTTCCGGAAGAGCGGCACGGCTTCCGGATCCGCACGATCCGGGGCCTGGGGTATCGGCTGGAGGTGCCGGAATGA
- a CDS encoding cache domain-containing sensor histidine kinase, with protein MKHWLGRSLRRKLSFLLIVSMIGPIVLLGYFSYHTASSVSEEKAKLSGMNILRQLDTQFQLMVKDVENLSIFLIGDDDVQRYLSAPQRNVVLRTSIIVFLTNLVFSKDYIADIRIVPDDDKEAIAYSQTPGARQPVAREEAESFAGREDKTWSLAAQLSGASGAGQTMTLSRPIRSTDHYATIGHLTISLNRDALTRSLRRSGMEGGGYVLLLDGQNRVIAGDGPAPGARIEERFPGVRLDKASGGFLNYGDGDGKMTLMVYRMPGVDWTLLGVIPFKQYSSENQHLLRLTAAVVVLEGLILAGIILFLTARITQPLRRLARFLKTGNPEEELPMLPAQTVDEVGQLIMSYNRLSGRIQRLTERVKENEARKKEADLLALQAQIHPHFLYNTLSSIHWLAMANREHRIARMVGALSDFLRFSLNDGEEYCTVGQEAAHAQSYVRIQSDRYPDEWEVRFDIDPDCERGMMLKLLLQPLIENAIRHGVLPKEGKGSIEVSMARDGPWLRVIVQDNGVGMDEEKLERLRASLEREPERSPDKPIGGGYGLRNVHRRLRMHYTGNPGLHLESWEGLGTKAAFTIPIFEVTDDEAHDR; from the coding sequence TCGTTTCCATGATTGGGCCGATCGTGCTTCTCGGTTATTTTTCCTATCATACCGCGTCCTCGGTATCGGAGGAAAAAGCCAAGCTCTCGGGGATGAATATTCTTCGGCAGCTCGATACGCAATTTCAGCTTATGGTCAAGGACGTCGAAAACCTGTCCATTTTCCTGATCGGGGACGATGACGTCCAACGCTATTTGAGCGCGCCGCAGCGCAACGTCGTGCTTCGCACTTCCATCATCGTTTTTTTGACCAATCTCGTATTTTCCAAAGATTATATCGCCGACATCCGCATCGTTCCGGACGACGACAAGGAGGCGATCGCGTACTCCCAGACGCCGGGAGCCCGGCAGCCGGTTGCCCGAGAGGAGGCGGAGAGCTTCGCCGGCCGGGAGGATAAAACGTGGTCGCTCGCCGCGCAGCTTTCCGGGGCTTCCGGGGCGGGACAAACGATGACGCTGAGCCGGCCGATTCGCAGCACGGACCACTACGCCACGATCGGCCATTTGACGATCAGCCTGAATCGGGATGCCTTGACTCGAAGCCTGCGCCGGTCCGGGATGGAGGGGGGAGGGTACGTGCTTCTGCTTGACGGGCAAAACCGGGTGATCGCGGGAGACGGCCCGGCTCCGGGAGCGCGGATCGAGGAACGGTTTCCCGGGGTAAGGCTCGACAAGGCGTCCGGCGGGTTTCTGAATTACGGCGACGGAGACGGAAAAATGACGCTGATGGTTTACCGGATGCCGGGCGTCGATTGGACGCTGCTCGGCGTCATTCCGTTCAAGCAGTACAGCAGCGAGAACCAGCATTTGCTTCGGCTGACTGCGGCCGTCGTCGTTTTGGAGGGGCTGATTCTCGCCGGCATCATTTTGTTTCTGACCGCCCGAATTACGCAGCCGCTTCGCCGGCTCGCCCGATTTTTGAAAACCGGCAACCCGGAGGAAGAGCTGCCGATGCTGCCGGCTCAAACCGTGGACGAGGTCGGGCAGCTCATCATGAGCTACAATCGGCTGAGCGGCAGGATCCAGCGGCTGACCGAACGGGTGAAAGAGAACGAAGCCCGAAAAAAGGAGGCGGACCTGCTCGCGTTGCAGGCGCAAATCCATCCCCATTTTCTCTATAATACGCTGTCGTCGATCCACTGGCTGGCGATGGCCAACCGCGAACACCGCATTGCGCGGATGGTCGGGGCATTGAGCGATTTTTTGCGCTTCAGCCTGAACGACGGCGAAGAGTACTGCACCGTCGGGCAGGAAGCCGCGCACGCTCAAAGCTATGTGCGAATCCAGTCCGACCGCTACCCGGACGAATGGGAAGTCCGGTTTGACATCGACCCCGATTGTGAGCGGGGAATGATGCTGAAGCTGCTGCTTCAGCCCCTGATCGAAAATGCGATTCGGCACGGCGTGCTTCCGAAAGAAGGAAAAGGCAGCATCGAGGTGAGCATGGCCCGCGACGGACCGTGGCTGCGCGTCATTGTGCAGGACAACGGGGTCGGAATGGACGAAGAAAAACTGGAGCGGCTGCGGGCTTCGCTGGAACGGGAGCCGGAGCGGTCGCCGGACAAGCCGATCGGCGGGGGCTATGGCTTGCGCAACGTTCATCGCAGGCTTCGCATGCATTATACCGGCAATCCCGGACTTCATTTGGAAAGCTGGGAGGGGCTTGGGACGAAGGCGGCATTCACGATACCGATATTCGAGGTGACCGACGATGAAGCTCATGATCGTTGA
- a CDS encoding sensor histidine kinase, giving the protein MKGVPLFVHIAIKVSLFFAALLLSWTAAFYLTAAIYSRVGWEPHGLFALIVNAMLGFLIFGFGAAILGRFIRSKEHVFWTELIEAIRRISRGDFHVNIEQSFGEPNGRQRKKHPLHQLVDSINDMAANLKAMEELRQEFISNVSHEIGTPLTSIRGFARALKDDRLDPEQRQRYLTVIEEECARLSKLSDNLLKLAVLDSDRHPFHPAPYRLDKQLTAVILACEPQWEAKNIDMDVYAEAVDIVADEMLMSQVWVNLVHNAVKFTPEGGKISVFLARKGDRAVVRVADTGPGIADADLPRIFERFYKADKSRTRSAGGSGLGLSIAKKIADMHRGSISVRSRPGEGTEFTVALPLRQGK; this is encoded by the coding sequence ATGAAGGGGGTTCCGTTGTTCGTCCACATCGCGATCAAAGTCTCCCTCTTCTTCGCGGCGCTGCTCCTGAGCTGGACCGCGGCGTTCTATTTGACGGCGGCGATCTATTCGCGAGTCGGCTGGGAACCTCACGGCCTGTTCGCCTTGATCGTCAACGCCATGCTCGGCTTTCTTATTTTCGGTTTCGGGGCGGCGATTTTGGGCCGGTTTATCCGATCCAAAGAGCATGTTTTTTGGACGGAATTGATCGAGGCGATCAGACGCATTTCGCGGGGCGATTTTCACGTCAATATCGAGCAGAGCTTCGGCGAACCGAACGGAAGGCAGCGGAAAAAGCATCCGCTGCATCAGCTCGTCGACAGCATTAACGATATGGCGGCGAACCTGAAGGCGATGGAGGAGCTGAGGCAGGAGTTTATCTCGAACGTTTCGCATGAAATCGGGACGCCGCTGACGTCGATCCGCGGGTTCGCCAGGGCGCTGAAGGACGATCGTCTGGATCCGGAGCAGCGGCAGCGGTATTTGACGGTCATCGAGGAGGAGTGCGCCCGCCTGTCGAAGCTCAGCGACAATCTGCTCAAGCTGGCGGTGCTGGACTCGGACCGGCATCCGTTTCATCCGGCGCCTTACCGGCTCGACAAACAGCTGACGGCCGTCATCCTCGCCTGCGAGCCGCAATGGGAAGCCAAAAACATCGACATGGACGTGTACGCGGAAGCCGTCGACATCGTCGCGGACGAGATGCTGATGAGCCAGGTATGGGTGAACCTCGTCCACAACGCCGTCAAGTTTACGCCCGAGGGCGGCAAAATCAGCGTTTTTCTCGCGCGCAAAGGAGATCGGGCGGTCGTCCGCGTCGCCGACACGGGGCCGGGGATCGCCGACGCGGATTTGCCGCGCATTTTCGAGCGCTTTTACAAAGCGGACAAGTCGCGGACCCGTTCGGCGGGAGGCAGCGGTCTCGGCCTTTCCATTGCGAAAAAAATCGCGGACATGCACCGCGGCTCGATTTCCGTGCGCAGCAGGCCGGGCGAGGGAACCGAATTTACGGTTGCGCTGCCGCTGCGTCAAGGAAAATAA
- a CDS encoding YnfA family protein, translating to MWGLSVLLFLLAGLAEIGGGYLVWLWLREGKPLGYGIAGSLVLVLYGILPTLQKFPSFGRVYAAYGGVFIVMAVLWGWLIDKKTPDAYDWLGAAICLAGVAVILWAPRH from the coding sequence ATATGGGGGTTAAGCGTCCTGCTGTTTCTGCTTGCCGGTTTGGCCGAAATCGGCGGGGGCTATCTGGTCTGGCTCTGGCTCAGGGAAGGGAAGCCGCTCGGCTACGGAATCGCGGGCTCTCTCGTTCTCGTGCTGTACGGCATTTTGCCCACCTTGCAGAAGTTTCCCTCGTTCGGGCGGGTCTATGCCGCCTACGGCGGGGTTTTTATCGTGATGGCCGTGCTGTGGGGGTGGCTGATCGACAAAAAAACGCCGGATGCTTACGACTGGCTGGGCGCCGCGATTTGTCTGGCGGGGGTCGCCGTTATTCTGTGGGCGCCGAGGCATTGA
- a CDS encoding extracellular solute-binding protein, translating to MTKRLKGFVSLVLLGALLAGCGSSGSNGGEASAPAGSSDSASAEGGERVSLSIWHNYSGDDLRAQTVRRLISEFQEEHPEVLLDSQPIPTDSYRQRIQTVAAARELPDVFLSYSGSFTDEFQKAGLIQPITELLDGNQEWTDGFLPGAYDIFTYDGEVYSVPVAMSATSFLFYNKELFEQNGLAVPKTWDELLAAIEAFKAKGVTPIAMGNQAPWVAQSTMFGVMADRLTGTEWFMNAKDGSGASFTDPIFVEALGYFKQLSDAGAFQEGANSLDNTQAEQYFIQGNAAMIMNGAWSISNWAASASEEALQKVGVAVFPTLPNGKGEANTITGGPGGGFVLNAEAEGRKRELAMELIYKLSSAEAQKAVAESNSMVMYDVDIDASKVTPLFNDAFGLVKTLSFSPVYDLYLSAAGGEAVNNGLQELMLGGDPAAVAEKIQAAQAGSAQ from the coding sequence ATGACAAAGAGGTTGAAAGGTTTCGTTTCCCTCGTTTTATTAGGGGCGCTTCTGGCCGGATGCGGCAGCTCGGGCTCGAACGGCGGGGAAGCGTCGGCCCCGGCGGGTTCTTCGGACTCGGCAAGCGCGGAAGGCGGGGAGAGGGTATCTCTCTCCATCTGGCACAATTACTCGGGCGACGACTTGCGCGCCCAGACGGTGCGCCGGCTCATCAGCGAGTTTCAGGAGGAGCATCCCGAAGTCTTGCTCGATTCCCAGCCGATTCCGACCGATTCCTATCGGCAGCGGATCCAGACCGTAGCGGCCGCCCGCGAGCTTCCGGACGTGTTCCTTTCCTATTCGGGCAGCTTTACCGACGAATTTCAAAAGGCGGGCCTGATCCAGCCGATTACGGAGCTGCTTGACGGCAACCAGGAGTGGACCGACGGTTTCCTGCCGGGAGCCTATGATATTTTCACGTACGATGGCGAAGTATATTCGGTTCCGGTGGCGATGTCGGCGACGTCGTTCCTGTTCTATAACAAGGAGCTGTTCGAGCAAAACGGCCTCGCCGTGCCGAAAACGTGGGACGAGCTGCTGGCCGCGATCGAAGCGTTCAAGGCAAAAGGCGTTACGCCGATCGCGATGGGCAATCAGGCGCCATGGGTCGCTCAATCCACGATGTTCGGCGTCATGGCGGACCGGCTCACCGGCACGGAATGGTTCATGAACGCGAAGGACGGCAGCGGCGCGTCGTTTACCGATCCGATTTTTGTCGAGGCGCTAGGCTATTTCAAGCAGTTGTCCGACGCGGGCGCGTTCCAGGAAGGCGCGAACAGCCTGGACAATACGCAGGCGGAGCAATACTTCATCCAGGGCAACGCCGCGATGATTATGAACGGCGCCTGGTCGATCAGCAACTGGGCGGCATCCGCTTCGGAGGAAGCCCTGCAGAAGGTCGGAGTCGCCGTCTTCCCGACGCTTCCGAACGGCAAAGGCGAGGCGAACACAATCACGGGCGGTCCCGGCGGCGGCTTCGTGCTTAACGCGGAAGCGGAAGGACGGAAGCGGGAGCTGGCGATGGAGCTCATATACAAGCTAAGCAGTGCGGAAGCGCAAAAGGCGGTCGCCGAAAGCAATTCGATGGTGATGTACGACGTCGACATCGACGCTTCGAAGGTGACGCCGCTGTTCAACGATGCGTTTGGCTTGGTGAAGACCCTGTCGTTCAGCCCGGTTTACGACCTTTACTTGTCCGCTGCCGGCGGCGAGGCGGTCAACAACGGCCTGCAGGAGCTGATGCTGGGCGGCGATCCGGCGGCGGTTGCGGAAAAAATCCAGGCGGCGCAGGCGGGCTCGGCGCAATAG
- a CDS encoding carbohydrate ABC transporter permease, with translation MTNAGRLRAFIFACLAPTLIVYGLFAVVPIAWSAYYGFFDWSGIGDPKFAGWANYAAVVQEPLFWRALKNNIIIVGASIFGQLPIALLLAILLNRNSWFGRAIRSAVFMPMVLSTVVVALIWKYIYHPQIGVLNYVLKAIGLESWAMPWLSDPAINMYAVSIPVIWANIGPYLIIFISAIQNLPSEVDEAARLDGATGAKKLVLVTLPMIWNTIKVTVIMCIAGSLKAFDLVFVMTHGGPAHTTELLATYMYNSTFAVYRYGYGSAISTMIVLVSAVLILLSQLLMTRKSQ, from the coding sequence ATGACAAACGCCGGACGTTTACGGGCTTTTATTTTCGCGTGTTTGGCTCCGACCTTGATCGTTTACGGGCTGTTTGCGGTCGTTCCGATCGCATGGTCGGCCTACTACGGATTTTTCGACTGGAGCGGAATCGGGGACCCGAAATTCGCGGGATGGGCCAACTATGCCGCCGTCGTCCAGGAGCCGCTGTTCTGGCGAGCCTTGAAAAATAACATCATCATCGTCGGCGCCTCCATCTTCGGACAGCTGCCGATCGCGCTCCTGCTCGCGATTTTGCTGAACCGGAACTCGTGGTTCGGCAGGGCGATCCGGTCGGCCGTCTTCATGCCGATGGTGCTTTCGACGGTCGTCGTCGCGCTCATTTGGAAATACATTTATCATCCGCAGATCGGCGTCCTCAATTACGTGCTGAAGGCGATCGGCCTGGAATCGTGGGCCATGCCGTGGCTGTCCGATCCCGCCATCAACATGTACGCGGTGTCGATTCCGGTTATTTGGGCCAACATCGGTCCTTATCTGATTATTTTCATTTCCGCGATCCAGAATCTTCCCTCCGAGGTGGACGAAGCGGCGCGGCTGGACGGGGCGACAGGCGCGAAGAAACTCGTTCTCGTCACGCTGCCGATGATTTGGAACACGATCAAGGTGACCGTCATCATGTGCATCGCCGGCAGCTTGAAGGCGTTCGACCTGGTGTTCGTCATGACCCACGGCGGTCCGGCGCATACGACGGAGCTGCTGGCCACTTATATGTACAACAGCACGTTTGCCGTTTACCGGTACGGGTACGGCTCGGCGATTTCGACGATGATCGTTCTGGTCAGCGCGGTTCTCATTTTGCTCAGCCAACTGCTGATGACGCGTAAAAGCCAATGA
- a CDS encoding ATP-binding cassette domain-containing protein encodes MKGSNNGVWAIEADSLVKTFGDKRAVDGVNLQVRAGTIYGVLGPNGAGKTTTIRMLATLLRPDAGSARIFGHDVAKEPHVVRQLIGVTGQYASVDESLSAVENLVVFSRLLGLGRAEARRKTAELLEEFGLTEAAKRPLKNFSGGMRRRLDLAASLIAQPPLIFLDEPTTGLDPRTRAQMWETIRRLVKTGSTVLLTTQYLDEADQLADRIAVIDRGRVVAEGTVDELKASVGTSTLHLRVQNPLHGEKTRRIIEQALQVEASVSAETGTFTAPMTDADKVADLLIAIRAAGIGLAEMSVQKPTLDEVFLTMTGQGVQDNAQQAHEQTNEAKEAIR; translated from the coding sequence ATGAAGGGTTCCAATAACGGGGTGTGGGCGATCGAAGCCGACAGCCTCGTCAAAACGTTCGGCGACAAGCGCGCGGTCGACGGCGTGAATTTGCAGGTGCGCGCAGGCACGATCTACGGCGTGCTGGGACCGAACGGAGCGGGCAAAACGACGACCATCCGCATGCTCGCCACGCTGCTTCGGCCGGACGCGGGTTCGGCCCGCATCTTCGGGCACGATGTGGCGAAAGAGCCGCACGTCGTCCGGCAGTTGATCGGGGTGACGGGCCAATACGCCTCGGTCGACGAATCGCTCAGCGCCGTCGAAAACCTCGTCGTCTTCTCCAGGCTGCTGGGCCTCGGACGCGCCGAAGCGCGGCGAAAGACGGCGGAGCTGCTGGAGGAATTCGGCTTGACGGAAGCGGCGAAGCGGCCGTTGAAAAACTTCTCCGGAGGCATGCGCCGCCGGCTGGATCTCGCGGCAAGCCTGATTGCGCAGCCGCCGCTCATCTTTCTGGACGAGCCGACGACCGGGCTGGATCCGCGCACGCGGGCCCAGATGTGGGAAACGATCCGCAGGCTCGTGAAGACGGGGTCGACCGTGCTGCTGACGACGCAATATCTCGATGAGGCGGATCAGCTGGCCGACCGGATCGCGGTCATCGATCGCGGCCGCGTCGTCGCCGAAGGCACGGTCGATGAACTGAAGGCTTCGGTCGGCACGTCGACGCTGCACCTTCGCGTGCAAAATCCGCTCCACGGCGAGAAAACCCGCCGCATCATCGAACAGGCGCTTCAGGTCGAGGCGAGCGTTTCGGCGGAAACCGGAACCTTCACGGCGCCCATGACGGACGCCGATAAAGTCGCCGACCTGCTGATCGCCATCCGCGCGGCGGGAATCGGGCTGGCGGAGATGAGCGTTCAGAAGCCGACGCTCGACGAGGTTTTTCTGACCATGACCGGACAAGGCGTTCAGGATAACGCACAGCAAGCGCACGAGCAAACGAACGAAGCGAAGGAGGCCATCCGATGA
- a CDS encoding response regulator transcription factor, with protein MEKRVLVVDDEQSIVGALAYALRREGYTVETANDGEAALSKAASFRPHVILLDVMMPKLNGYEVCRKLENRQGTGIILLTVKNDIVDKVLGLELGADDYVTKPFDVRELLARVKALARRMEHAGGTEADREELVAGEVRLSKTERTLTVRGRPVELTPKEFDLLAYLLGHPERVFSREQLLDLVWGMDYAGGTRTVDIHIQRLRKKLGEANQHLLQTVYGVGYKGTGTGGGGERP; from the coding sequence ATGGAGAAACGGGTGCTGGTCGTGGACGACGAGCAGAGCATCGTGGGCGCGTTGGCGTACGCGCTGCGCAGGGAAGGCTATACGGTCGAAACGGCGAACGACGGGGAAGCGGCGCTCTCGAAAGCCGCCTCGTTCCGGCCGCACGTCATTTTGCTCGACGTCATGATGCCGAAGCTGAACGGCTACGAGGTGTGCCGGAAGCTGGAAAATCGGCAGGGCACGGGCATTATTTTGCTGACCGTCAAAAACGATATCGTGGACAAAGTGCTCGGCCTCGAACTCGGCGCGGACGATTACGTCACGAAGCCGTTCGACGTCCGCGAGCTGCTCGCCAGAGTGAAGGCGCTGGCCAGACGGATGGAGCATGCCGGCGGCACGGAAGCCGATCGCGAAGAGCTGGTCGCCGGGGAAGTCCGTCTCAGCAAGACGGAGCGGACGTTAACGGTCCGGGGCCGCCCGGTCGAGCTGACGCCGAAGGAATTCGATTTGCTGGCTTACCTGCTCGGACACCCGGAACGGGTATTTTCGCGGGAGCAGCTGCTTGATCTCGTATGGGGCATGGACTACGCGGGCGGAACGCGGACGGTCGACATCCATATTCAAAGACTGCGCAAAAAGCTGGGCGAGGCGAATCAGCATTTGCTGCAAACCGTATACGGCGTCGGCTATAAAGGCACGGGGACGGGCGGCGGAGGAGAACGGCCATGA
- a CDS encoding helix-turn-helix domain-containing protein, protein MKLMIVDDDPHIRNGLAKAIPWEEHGFMLLDPASSAEEALSRFPGERPEIVLTDIEMKGITGLEMAARMKRSAPATEIVVLSGYGQFSYMQQAIREGVGDYILKTSGPDEIVRVVLNAKRRLLDKAGRDRDGASGVLASGALEELLFHDHPPDYRLPNELKRLFDGMRPPSGGRELLQAIVVSVKRQDERMSAGFLHFTIRTRLQERFPSVALRYGKRMLVVLSRSEEREDDDELRRSFAELEKKLGCRLFVSAGSPVRRPEELAVSFREAETASRYGWFLDDAGFVAYAAVRGRKGIDPVFPKEEERELTRLIRSGDARELRGMAERLCARIRNDPDATPDSLYAYAQMLLTAGYRWLERTAASYGKALGKERMRLPSPEELLAGPANVLGDLLASIMDQYLELGSGTHHYIAEAIAYVRENLGRNVSLQQAAAHIHVNPNYLSDLFKRETGTNYIEFVTKERMERAKSLLSGSNDKIKDIARSVGYEDIKYFTGLFKRHTGQTPSEYRGKF, encoded by the coding sequence ATGAAGCTCATGATCGTTGACGACGATCCCCACATCCGCAACGGGCTGGCCAAGGCAATTCCGTGGGAGGAGCACGGCTTCATGCTGCTGGACCCGGCTTCTTCGGCCGAAGAGGCGCTAAGCCGATTTCCCGGCGAGCGGCCCGAGATCGTATTGACCGACATCGAAATGAAAGGCATCACCGGCCTCGAGATGGCGGCCCGAATGAAACGGAGCGCTCCGGCTACGGAAATCGTCGTGCTCTCCGGCTACGGTCAATTTTCTTACATGCAACAAGCGATACGCGAAGGCGTCGGCGACTATATATTGAAAACGAGCGGTCCGGACGAAATCGTCCGCGTCGTCCTGAACGCGAAGCGCCGCCTGTTGGACAAGGCCGGGCGTGACCGCGACGGAGCTTCCGGCGTCCTTGCCAGCGGGGCGCTGGAGGAGTTGCTGTTCCACGATCATCCGCCCGATTACCGCTTGCCGAATGAACTTAAGCGGCTGTTCGACGGGATGCGGCCGCCATCCGGCGGCCGGGAGCTGCTTCAGGCGATCGTCGTTTCCGTGAAGCGCCAGGACGAGCGAATGTCGGCCGGTTTTTTGCATTTTACGATTCGAACCCGTCTGCAGGAGCGGTTCCCCTCCGTCGCGCTGCGCTACGGAAAGCGGATGCTCGTTGTGCTGAGCCGGTCCGAAGAGCGGGAGGACGACGACGAGTTGAGGAGGTCGTTCGCCGAGCTGGAGAAGAAGCTCGGTTGCCGGCTGTTCGTTTCTGCCGGCTCGCCGGTCCGGCGGCCGGAGGAGCTGGCCGTCTCCTTCCGGGAGGCGGAAACGGCTTCCCGCTACGGGTGGTTTCTGGATGACGCCGGATTCGTGGCGTACGCTGCGGTTCGCGGACGCAAAGGCATCGATCCGGTTTTCCCGAAGGAGGAGGAACGGGAGCTCACGCGACTCATCCGAAGCGGCGACGCTCGGGAGCTTCGCGGCATGGCGGAGCGTCTGTGCGCCCGGATCCGGAACGACCCCGACGCGACGCCGGATTCCCTGTACGCTTACGCGCAAATGCTGTTGACGGCGGGTTATCGCTGGCTGGAGCGAACCGCCGCCTCGTACGGAAAAGCGCTCGGGAAGGAACGGATGCGGCTTCCTTCCCCCGAGGAGCTGCTGGCGGGACCGGCGAACGTGCTGGGCGATCTACTGGCATCGATCATGGACCAATACCTGGAGCTCGGTTCCGGCACCCATCATTATATCGCCGAGGCGATTGCCTATGTCCGGGAGAATCTGGGCCGCAACGTCTCCCTCCAGCAGGCGGCCGCTCACATTCACGTCAACCCGAATTACTTGAGCGACCTGTTCAAACGGGAAACGGGCACGAACTATATCGAATTCGTGACGAAGGAGCGGATGGAGCGAGCCAAGTCTCTTCTGTCCGGTTCGAACGACAAAATCAAAGACATCGCAAGAAGCGTCGGTTACGAGGATATCAAGTACTTTACGGGGCTTTTCAAACGCCACACGGGACAAACGCCTTCCGAATACCGCGGCAAGTTCTGA
- a CDS encoding ABC transporter permease, protein MKSAALNPGAGRPLKKRASFGQSVRNSFTMAYRGLLKFRRTPEQFFDVTIQPIIFTLMFTYIFGGAISGNVLDYLPVIIPGILVQTVITSSVVTGVQLREDMDKGVFDRFKSLPIARIAPLAGALLADTIRYTIATVLTFAMGYVMGYRPDGGLGFVAVVALLVIACAWAISWIFAFFGVIARTASSVQGISMIVLFPLTFVSNAFVPVETMPDWLNWFASVNPVSHLVNAVRELANAGTIGSDFAVSLIGAAVVVAVFAPLTVRAYMRRT, encoded by the coding sequence ATGAAAAGCGCAGCTCTGAATCCCGGGGCCGGCCGCCCCTTGAAAAAACGCGCGAGCTTCGGCCAGTCGGTCCGCAACTCGTTCACGATGGCCTATCGCGGCCTGCTGAAATTCCGCCGGACGCCGGAACAATTTTTCGACGTGACGATTCAGCCGATCATTTTCACCCTGATGTTCACCTATATTTTCGGCGGGGCCATTTCGGGCAACGTGCTCGATTATTTGCCGGTGATCATCCCCGGCATCCTGGTCCAAACCGTCATCACCTCCTCGGTCGTCACCGGCGTGCAACTGCGGGAAGATATGGACAAGGGCGTGTTCGACCGGTTCAAGTCGCTTCCGATCGCGCGCATCGCCCCGCTCGCGGGAGCCTTGCTGGCGGACACGATCCGGTATACAATTGCGACGGTGCTGACGTTCGCCATGGGATACGTCATGGGCTACCGGCCGGACGGAGGATTGGGGTTCGTCGCCGTCGTCGCGCTGCTCGTCATCGCTTGCGCCTGGGCGATCAGCTGGATTTTCGCGTTTTTCGGCGTCATTGCGCGCACGGCCTCGAGCGTTCAAGGGATTTCGATGATCGTCCTGTTCCCGCTTACCTTCGTCTCCAACGCATTCGTGCCGGTCGAGACGATGCCGGATTGGCTGAATTGGTTCGCCAGCGTCAACCCGGTTTCGCATCTGGTCAACGCGGTGCGCGAATTGGCCAACGCCGGAACGATCGGATCGGACTTCGCCGTTTCCCTGATCGGCGCCGCCGTCGTCGTGGCCGTGTTCGCGCCGCTCACCGTACGCGCTTATATGCGCCGGACGTAA